The sequence GCACATCTAGTTTAGATCTAGAGCTGCCGATGGCTTTTTAGTTATAAAGACTAATACCAATTGGTATTAGTCAGTTGAAGCTAGAAGTTAAAGTTAACTTTTGCCGTATAGGTCCTACCGTCGAAACCATATGGCAATGCGCGAACCGGATACTTGAATGCTTGATTAGTAATAAAATCGAGTGATTCATTGGCTCCTAATTCGTCTGGAGTGATATCGAAGATATTATTGATACCGGCAGAGAAGCTCAGAGACTCAGTGAACTGGTATTCAATATTGATATCAACCAAAACAGCCGCTTCCACTATGCTGGTGGGCAAAAATGACCCTGTTGGCGATAGCTCGTCGGGTAAACCAATATGATCATTCCCAAAATAGGTGACGTTGGTTTCTCCGAAGTAGTTAGCTCTGATCATACCGCGCCAATCATTCTTATTGTAATCGAAGGTTAAGGTCGCACGCTCTTTAGGCTGACCATCGGTTAAAAAGCTGCGCTGGAGATCATCGAGTGCCACATCTTCAGGTATTCCTTCGGCCGCATTAACACTGTCTATCTCAGTTTCATTAAGGTTACCCGCCAGTGTGGCATTGAAGTCACCTTCGAACATTTCGGTCCTATAGGTCACAATCAGATCTAAGCCTTGGGTCGTCGAATTGACCGAATTAGAGAAGTAGTTAGCCTGATCAGCCCCGGTAGCATTTAATGCCGCCACGGCTTCAGGGCTAAAGGCAACATCTTCGGCTGTAAGTAAGCTGCCCAAAGTGATCCTGTCTTTAATCTTAACCTTATAAGCATCTAAGGTGACCGAGATATCTTCTGTCGCATTAAAAACAAAACCAAGGCTTAAGTTTTCAGAGGATTCGAGCTCTAAGCTCTCAACACCTAATGCCGACGGGAAAGCAGAACCAGCTGTGGCGGTGAATGAATCGGACAGGACTCCCCCAGGACCTAAGTTAGTCGTATAGGCAGTATAAGCACTTTGCTGCAGAGACGGCGCTCTAAAGCCAGTAGATACAGCGCCGCGAAAAGCAAAGTCATCGGTGACTTCATAGCGAGATGATACTTTCCACACCAGATCACTACCCGCATCTGAAAAATCTTCGAATCTAGCCGCCGTCCCCAAAGACCATACATCCGTTAATTGAGTCTCAAGGTCAAGATAGAAGGCATAGCTATTACGATCGGCTTTACCCGCAGCATCAGGCCTCAACCCCGGGTATGCCTGAAAACCACAACCAGCATACACATCCGGATCCATCACCGATGGGAAAGCGCTGTCAGCATTAGACATACCACAGGAATAGGATGCCAATTCACCCGCAACGATTTCATAGTTTTCGCTACGGTATTCGGTGCCGAACGCGACATATAGAGGCTCATCCCAACCGATATCGACAAAGCCGTTAATGTCGGCATTCAATGTCGTCTGATCGAAACGAAAGCCACCGGAATAACCCGATGTAGGACCTGAGTTAGCGGCAATATCTGCATCGCTGGCGCTAGGATTATTATAAAGATATTCGGCAGCATAGGACGCATTGATGCTATTTCTGGAATCAAAGTCATAACGGTTTTGACCATAAACACCAGAGACATCAAACTGCCAGTCATCATTGATGTCACCACGGACGCCTGCGGCGACAGAGATGTCCTGTGTTTCATTATAAATACGCGGCAAAAAGCCATCAGGGTACACTTGAGCAATGTTTTTAGACGCCTCATTGAAGTTTCTCCAAAAGCCATTGCCTAATGCCGTACGATTTGAATAACCACCAAAAGAGTAAAGCTCCACATCCCCCACTGGCATCATGGCATTATAGAAAACCGACTGAAATTCAGAGGCAGCATTACCTTGCCCCCAACGAACATCATCAGACAGAGTGCCTGAAGCGATAGTCGATGAACCACCAATGTCGGGTTGGGCGCGATTAGTGCCATCGTCATCTCGATATTCTAAAGACAAGTTGATAAAACCGCCGTCATCACCAAGATCAAACCCGGTATTGAGTCCGACAGAATAGTTGTCACCATCACCTTCCCCCGTAGTACCTCCTTGCAAGTAACCCGATGTCTCACCTGTGGTGTCCTTGAGTGATAGGTTTATCACACCGGCTATGGCATCTGAGCCATATTGCGCCGCGGCGCCATCGCGTAGTACCTGTACATCTTTAAGGGCGATAAGTGGAATTGCATTCATGTCGGTACCTGCAGCGCCAGCACCAACTGTACCGTTGAGGCCAAAAATAGCCTGATTATGGCGACGCTTACCATTGATTAACACTAAGGTTTGATCCGGCTGAAGCCCCCGCAATGTAGCCGGACGAAACAGATCTGAGCCATCAGATACTTGAGTTCGACTGAAATTGAATGATGGGACACTCGCCTGCAGGCTCTGACCTAATTCAGTAAACCCGCCCCGGCTGAGGCTTTCTGCGCTGATAATGTCGACGGGAACAGCAGATTCAGTAGCCGTACGACTAGAAACTCGGCTACCTAACACGGATATTTTTTCTACGTTCGCATCCAGTTGTTCTACTGCGACTGTTTCAGCGTAAAGGTTGGTACTCATTAAAGCTAAAGTAATTGCTAGCGCTAAACCATCTGGTTGAAATCTTGTTTTTTTCATACTACTTCCATTTTTTATTATAAGGTCTCAAGCGCTCAATTTATTTAATCAGTTCAAAAGACTATTTATCGATGAATATCATCCTTTTTCTACCCACCAAAACTCGACTAGGTCTCAAGAAACTTATGCACTTTAAGTAGATATAATGTCAACAGGTTTATCACAAAAACAAACAAATGACACATTGCCACAACATAAGATTCATTAAGTAGTGACTCTACCGATGATACAAATACTAAAAAACCATCGAAGGTAGAGCTAATTTCATACTAGGCTCCTCCCATATAACCCTCAAAATTCATTCAGATATCCCACAATGTGGCAGTTCAAATTATAGACAGCCCAAAAAAACCACTATATGTTGAGATCTAAGCTGACAGTTGTGACAGCTTTTTCTAAATATTTGGCTTAATAAAAACAGGAACGTTGGCGTTAAAAATAGATAAATAAAAACAATTGCACAGCAACCAGAAAGGAGTCGAAGTAGACATGAGTACATCACCTAAGAATAGTGACTTATTATACGGACTGCATGATCGTCCCGAACCATTAAAAGCCTTATTTGCCGCTTTTCAGCATATCTTGGCCAGTTTTGTCGGCATTACCACCCCAGCATTGATCATCGGTGGTGTTCTCGGTTTAGGCAGTGAACTGCCTTACCTTATTTCCATGGCCCTATTTGTTTCCGGTGTGGGCACATTTATACAAGCAAAGCGCTTCGGTCCGGTTGGTTCGGGTCTATTGTGTGTTCAGGGAACGAGTTTTGCTTTTCTAAGTGCTGTTTTAGCTGCAGGCTTTATTGTCAAAAACAGAGGGGGAAGTTCAGAAGATATTTTAGCCATGATTTTCGGGGTTTGTTTCTTTGCTTCGTTTGTAGAGATGTTTTTAAGCAGAATCATTCATAAACTTCAACATGTCATAACTCCTGTCGTTACAGGCATAGTTATCACCACTATCGGTTTATCCTTAATAAAAGTCGGCATGACAGATATTGCAGGGGGATTTGGTAACGAAGAGATAGGAGCTGCCAAGTATCTGATTGTTGGTGGAGTGACCTTAGCCACCATTATTGCTATTAATCGTTTTAGCAATCCAGTGCTACGTCTATCCGGTATCATGATCGGTATGCTAGTGGGTTATGTTACCGCTTTTTTTATGGGGATGGTAAATTTTCACATACCAGATGTGCCCATAATTTCAGTACCACTCCCTTTTAAATATGGATTTAATTTTGATTTCGCTGCGTTTATTCCGGTGGCTATTATCTCTGTGGTCACCGCCATTGAAACAACCGGTGATTTGACGGCAAACTCTATGGTTTCTAAAGAACCAACTCAAGGTCCGCTTTATATTAAGCGTATTAAAGGCGGAGTGTTAGGCGATGGCGTAAACTCTTGTTTGGCAGCGACATTTGGTAGCTTTCCTATGTCGACATTCAGTCAGAACAATGGTGTGATCCAGCTCACTGGAGTTGCCAGTCGCTATATTGCGTTTTATATCGCAGGCTTGTTTGTTTTGCTAGGACTATTTCCGGTTATTGGCGCGGTTTTACAAACATTGCCTAAGCCAGTTTTAGGAGGAGCCACATTAGTTATGTTTGGTACTGTTGCATCGGCAGGGATTCGAATTTTAGCGACGGCTAAACTGGATCGTCGTGACCTTCTTATCATGGCAGTCTCTTTTGGCTTAGGTCTTGGTGTCATTGCAGTGCCAGAGGTAACAAACTCTTTCTCACCCCTATTTAAAAGTATATTCAGCTCATCTGTTACTGTTGCGGGGATATCAGCTATTTTAATGAGTTTGATTATTCCTCAAGAAAAAAATAAACAAGTACAGGAAAACACATCAGAACAACTCATTGATGATAAAGAAGCAAATACAGCTTAACTCATTGGCCTTAAATCTAGTCTGAGATGAAGTTCGATTAAGAGGTTGAAGTATTTAAACCTCTTAAGTCATTATTTGAAGTGGAGTCGTCACCTTAAAAGGGCTGAACAAGGTAGGGGTTCAATCTGCTAACTGAGTACTTTCCAGCTCATCGGCTGCAATAGCTCTAAAGTTGATCCCCCCTTGGGCGACACTGATTTCCGTATTACAGCTTACTGGTGATTGGTCTATTTTCTCACATCGATTAAACTCAATCTTGTAGGCTTTATTGTTGATGGCATCAGCGAGTTCTGCACAGCTCATAGGATTAAGTGCCTGTTCTTTAAAGCAAAGCTTCTGTTTATATTGCTCGCCTTCTTTACCAGCAACAAGGTATTCCCAGTCATCTCCCCAAGAATCGATACTTAAGGTGTGCTCAACACCATGAATATTTACTTTTATTTGCGGGCCAATTTTAATTCCGTAGTCTAAGTGATTAATCGCATAGACTCTTAGATAGCAAGCTGTGACATCACTTTCAAGCGCATCCTCATCAACCACCACTTATGGGTAGAAGAAGGCTCTAAACTGACTTCAGTCACTGTATCAACTTGAAACGTCACATCTTTCTGACAACCAGCTACAAAAACCACCATCAACACTAGCGTAACAACCCCAGGATTAATCATAACAAGGCGACTCTATTGTAATTATTTGTATCGGAGAATAACAGAAACTGATGATGATACTCTAAAGATTACATTTACTTACAAAGTGTCATAATTACCTGCACATTCTACATAAAGTGATTTTTTTAGTGAATAGATTCACAGTTATGAATATTGAAAGGGAATGACTCGGATTTGATGATGAACGTAAGTTAGATAAACCAAAATTATTTTTTAAAAACCAGTAAATACTACTTTATGAGTAACCAAAAGAGAAGGTTCTCCCTAGATTACTCATCTTTGCGGCTTAATTAATCGCTTGAATTGTTATTTTATGTAAGATTTCGCTAGGTAGCAGAGGCGTTGGTTCATGGTTAGCATATTCATCGAACCCTGCACGGTAATAATCGGATAAAGGATGACCAGACTGACCACCAGGTATCACCATGATGGCCTGAGACTCGAGTCCAGGCTGTACGATAAAACGCTGAGATGCACCAAAAGTACTTCTCTGTACCGCAGGCATAAAGCTATCACCAAAACCAGCCACGGTTGGCATGTCTAGCAAAGAACTTAGCAGCGGCATCTGCTTGCTGAAGGGATGCTGTATCTTAAGGACATTGACCTTGCCCCATGTAAGATCTGCTAGCAAGCCGGCATCACTGTGCTTATCTAGTAATTCCTGAGTAGAGTCAGAGTAAGCCTGAATAGCAAACTTATCCCAACTTGAATACTGTTCGGGAAGCCAAGAATCAGGCTTATCTTCGAGCAGTTGCCACATGGCAGGCTCCAGATAACGTTTAACTGGAGATAGAGACACATTTATCTCTTTCAAACCTGTCTCTAAGGGAGCGAAGCTTGCGTCGAGCAACTTAGCCCTAAAGCTGCGCACTAAGGTATAACCGACAGAATCAGCACAGGCACATGCCTGCCAATCCCTGATAAATTGAATATCTTTGGCAAATCTGACGGGTTCTAGTGAAAGCAAGTTAATCAGATAATCATGCCAAGGCATTAAAAACTTGGCTTCATTATCTAACTGCAATCGATAAAAGTCCTGCTCGGTAAACTGCTCCGACTCGAATAGCCTGTCACGGATCTGCTGACTTCTGGCGCCTAGCGCATAACCACCATCACCGAAGCGGCTGGATTGCTCTGCCGATATCACACGGGAGTTGGCCGACCACAGCCGTCCGTGCTCAGGATTCAGTACTTGTGGCAGCTCTGTCTCATCTATCCCCCACAGTGCTCCTTGAAAGCTGTCTGGTAATTGCGCCACATTAGCAGGATTCGTCCTTGATGGCACCGCTCCGGCGGGTTTCCAGGCGGCGTTACCTTCACTGTCAACCAGCATCAAGTTTTGTACCGGGATCCCAAATGTCGTCGCCAGTGCTAATCCCTCTTTTACACTCTCAACCGCTTCCAATTCCATCAGCTCCATATCGACGGCATAATCTTGGTGTGCGACCCAAGAAAGTGCATAGTCTTGTCCATTTACATGCTTAACCGGACCAAATTTGGATAACTGAATCGGATATTCGACACTCGAATGATCGCCCGGAAGTTTCATTAACTCTATTTCTGTAGCTAACGGCTCATTTTTATCGATTGCTAC is a genomic window of Shewanella psychrophila containing:
- a CDS encoding uracil-xanthine permease family protein, which encodes MSTSPKNSDLLYGLHDRPEPLKALFAAFQHILASFVGITTPALIIGGVLGLGSELPYLISMALFVSGVGTFIQAKRFGPVGSGLLCVQGTSFAFLSAVLAAGFIVKNRGGSSEDILAMIFGVCFFASFVEMFLSRIIHKLQHVITPVVTGIVITTIGLSLIKVGMTDIAGGFGNEEIGAAKYLIVGGVTLATIIAINRFSNPVLRLSGIMIGMLVGYVTAFFMGMVNFHIPDVPIISVPLPFKYGFNFDFAAFIPVAIISVVTAIETTGDLTANSMVSKEPTQGPLYIKRIKGGVLGDGVNSCLAATFGSFPMSTFSQNNGVIQLTGVASRYIAFYIAGLFVLLGLFPVIGAVLQTLPKPVLGGATLVMFGTVASAGIRILATAKLDRRDLLIMAVSFGLGLGVIAVPEVTNSFSPLFKSIFSSSVTVAGISAILMSLIIPQEKNKQVQENTSEQLIDDKEANTA
- a CDS encoding TonB-dependent receptor plug domain-containing protein, with the protein product MSTNLYAETVAVEQLDANVEKISVLGSRVSSRTATESAVPVDIISAESLSRGGFTELGQSLQASVPSFNFSRTQVSDGSDLFRPATLRGLQPDQTLVLINGKRRHNQAIFGLNGTVGAGAAGTDMNAIPLIALKDVQVLRDGAAAQYGSDAIAGVINLSLKDTTGETSGYLQGGTTGEGDGDNYSVGLNTGFDLGDDGGFINLSLEYRDDDGTNRAQPDIGGSSTIASGTLSDDVRWGQGNAASEFQSVFYNAMMPVGDVELYSFGGYSNRTALGNGFWRNFNEASKNIAQVYPDGFLPRIYNETQDISVAAGVRGDINDDWQFDVSGVYGQNRYDFDSRNSINASYAAEYLYNNPSASDADIAANSGPTSGYSGGFRFDQTTLNADINGFVDIGWDEPLYVAFGTEYRSENYEIVAGELASYSCGMSNADSAFPSVMDPDVYAGCGFQAYPGLRPDAAGKADRNSYAFYLDLETQLTDVWSLGTAARFEDFSDAGSDLVWKVSSRYEVTDDFAFRGAVSTGFRAPSLQQSAYTAYTTNLGPGGVLSDSFTATAGSAFPSALGVESLELESSENLSLGFVFNATEDISVTLDAYKVKIKDRITLGSLLTAEDVAFSPEAVAALNATGADQANYFSNSVNSTTQGLDLIVTYRTEMFEGDFNATLAGNLNETEIDSVNAAEGIPEDVALDDLQRSFLTDGQPKERATLTFDYNKNDWRGMIRANYFGETNVTYFGNDHIGLPDELSPTGSFLPTSIVEAAVLVDINIEYQFTESLSFSAGINNIFDITPDELGANESLDFITNQAFKYPVRALPYGFDGRTYTAKVNFNF
- a CDS encoding penicillin acylase family protein, whose product is MTKIIKILLVSTLSLIFILISTVYFGLYLSLPKLSGQFRSGHLFESVTIERDRLGTAVIKGDNRQDVAYALGFAHGQDRFFQMDLLRRNSAGELAEIFGYKALKLDKSRRFHQLRKRAENTVAKMEPKQKLLLQAYANGVNAAVAEQSVSSFEYLLTVASPQTWRPADSLLVIYSMYLDLQGNTPKRDMALTQIQGLYGEQMLAFVTQNSPYQAALDSSLLPSQEVLIPALEPRLLATALISTIEEPVDIGSNNWAVTGELTESGRAMLSDDMHLSFAVPIIWYRAQLNYPSDTGEPIQVTGVSLPGAPAIVVGTNNKVAWGFTNAYIDTADWVAIDKNEPLATEIELMKLPGDHSSVEYPIQLSKFGPVKHVNGQDYALSWVAHQDYAVDMELMELEAVESVKEGLALATTFGIPVQNLMLVDSEGNAAWKPAGAVPSRTNPANVAQLPDSFQGALWGIDETELPQVLNPEHGRLWSANSRVISAEQSSRFGDGGYALGARSQQIRDRLFESEQFTEQDFYRLQLDNEAKFLMPWHDYLINLLSLEPVRFAKDIQFIRDWQACACADSVGYTLVRSFRAKLLDASFAPLETGLKEINVSLSPVKRYLEPAMWQLLEDKPDSWLPEQYSSWDKFAIQAYSDSTQELLDKHSDAGLLADLTWGKVNVLKIQHPFSKQMPLLSSLLDMPTVAGFGDSFMPAVQRSTFGASQRFIVQPGLESQAIMVIPGGQSGHPLSDYYRAGFDEYANHEPTPLLPSEILHKITIQAIN